TGAAAAACCTTCCATATCTAGAGGGTCTTCTTATCATGAAATTGAAGTCTATACACCATTTAATACTTCCAAAGTCTTTGTTCGCTATGGCATAGACTTGTGTATTTTTTATCTTTTGATTGAATTTCATTTTCCCATTCAAGTTACGTTTCCGTTAGCTTATAGGATTCTAACAAACTGGTTTATATAACGCTTTACTTTCCGCAGCACTTCTTATATTTCTTCCCGCTTCCACATAGACAGGGATCGTTTCGACCAGTTTTGCCACCGTCAATTACGTTTAATGAGGTCGATGGCATTGGCTTTAGATAGTGTTTCTCCATTTGAAAAAGCTCTTCTGGTGTATGCCCGCGATTTTCCCAAATGCGTGTGTTGTTAGCTATGTCGAAGATCATTTGAGCGTATTCATTTAGGTGCTCCATATCTTTCATCTGAAAACGGGTTAAAAACTTTTGCAAAACTTGTTGGACGTTTGCATGCACTACTTGTAATTCTAAAACTAACTCTTTTATTTCCTTTTTAACAGTAAATTTACTGCCTCCGAAAAAGTCTTTCTCAAGCATTTTAGCGAGTTTTTCTTGATGGCTTGTCTTTTCATAATAAAACTCATCTGTGTAACGCAATAGTTCCTTTTTTCCAGGTACATAAAATGGTTTACCAACTACGCTTTGTATAAATTGGGTTTGGTCTTCAAATTCTTCCATTGTCTTATGGATTAATGCATTTTCATATACAAAAACATATTTTTCCTCAAGCTGTTTTTCATATAGTGGATTTGTTAGTAGATCGTGTAGCTCACTACTAGACACAGACGGTGTATTTTGGGAATTATAAATCTCCATTAACTTCGGGTACTCAATACTCCCATATAAATTAACACACGCTACTGCATATCGGATTAATAGATCTTTATTTGGAAGTACATCTAAATCAATCCAATCTGTACCTCGATATTTATCAGATAAAACGAAATAATTTTCATGATCAATGTATTGCCATTCTGTCTTTTTATATTTTACAATTTTTAAATATTCTTTTATCTTTTCAATGTCCAATGGCAAATATAATTGCCCTTCCGCCCATGCATACGTACTTAAATAATCTGGATGTGTTGAATCTTGAAGCACTTTTAGAAACTCTTTATATCCAGGTGGTCCTCCTACATCTTCTGGCGGTGCCGTGCCTTCCCCTTCTAATAATGTCGGATAACCAAAATAATAATCTTCTACAGTTTCTTCAAGCTTTACGCAAATGCGCCAGTCATCTCCAAAGTCATAGTTGTAGATGAATTGACCATGTTTTTCTAAAAATGAATCAATTTTAATACGTGTTGGTTGTTTAACCGTTCTACCAACATACTTCTTTCCTTTATATTCATCTAAAATCGCTTCATTGTTTGTAATAAAGTTATCTTCTATTTCCACACCAAAAGAATGGTACGGAGATATTTCGCTTTGAAAATTCGTCGCGTATTGAATCGTTTCATGCAGACGGTTAAATGTTGCCCCTGCTGGTAAAATAACACGTCTCCAAACTAGAGGATTAATGTCTTCAAAAGTTAGTTTTAGTATATATGCTTTCATATAATCTCCCTCGTCTTTTTCTTTTATCATACGCTATTTAGTGATTTTCATCGAGTACCATTAAGAGTAGTGCTCTTTAGTTAAAATCACCTCTCATATTAATTCTTTGCAATTCTCTCAACAAAATAAAAATGCAGATCCTTATGAGATCTGCATTTCGATATATAGGCCAATATAGGTTTACACAGGGTATTATTTCCCTCCAGAAAAAGAAATACCTTTTATAAAATATCGGCTGAAAAATGCGTATAAAAGCAAAATTGGCAAAGTGAATACCATTGATGCTGCCATGATGTAGTTCCAGTAGCTAATGTATTGACCTTTAAATGTATTGAGCCCAATTGGTAATGTAAATAGTTCTGGACTCGATAAAATAATTAAAGGTCTCATGAAGTCATTCCAAGAGCCCATAAAAACGAAAATGGCTTGTGCTGCTAATGCTGGTTTGGCTAGTGGAAGGACAATTCGAAAGAACGTTCCTATTTTACTTAGTCCGTCCAATTCCGCTGCTTCCTCTAGTTCTTTAGGGAAGTTCACAAAGAATTGGCGCATCATAAATATAAAGGTCGCATTGATCATCGTTGGAATAATCATCCCTTGATAAGAGTTCAGCCAACCAAGAGACTTTAATATTAAATAATTTGGAATCATCGTTACTTGCATAGGAATCATTAAGACAGCAAGAATGACTACAAAAATCGTCCGTTTCCCTGGAAAGTGAAGTCGTGCCAAGGCATAGCCAGCCATGGAATTAAAGAACATATTTAGCAAAGTAACCATCGTGGCTATAAATAAGCTATTAAACAGCCAACGTGGGAATAAGCCCTGCTCAACAAAGATTACCTTATAATTATGAAAGGTGAAATGTTTTGGTATAAAGTTAATTGCACCACTTACAATTTCATCTAAGTTTTTAAACGATGAGGAAAGTGCCCATATAAATGGAATGACTGTAATGACAGCATAGACAATTAAAATGCCATATAGAAATGCTTTGCCAAACGATAATTTCTTTTTCACATTTTCGCCTCCCTAGTAAAGAGATTCTTCTTTAGAGAACTTTCGCTGAATCAATGTAGCAATAAGAATAATAATTGCTAGTGAAAAAGCAAGAGCTGCCGCATAGCCCATCGTTCCCATATTTTTAAATGCATATTGGTAGATTAATAGCACAACTGTTAATGTCGAGTTATTTGGACCCCCAGAACCCCCAGAGAAAATATAGGATTGGTCAAATAATTGGAATGTCCCAACTATTCCCATGATTACTACAAATGAAGTCACAGGTCGCAAATGAGGAATAGTTACATAGAGAAACTTTTGAATGGCACTTGCCCCGTCCAACTCTGCGGCTTCATAAAGTGATTCTGGTATATCCTGTAATGCTGCCAAATAGATGACCATATAAAATGGTGCGGTAGACCAAATATTCATGGCCATAATTGCATATAACGCAATAGAAGGATCATTTATCCAGTTATAAGTTGGCAGATGGATGAAATCTAACACTTTATTAATTAGTCCATTTTGGTTATACATCCACATAAAGATTAACGTTAACACCGCAGAAGATGTTAATGTAGGTAAGAAATAAATAATCCTAAAAAACTTTTCACCTTTCATCCCTGCATTTAAAGTTGCGGCGAGTATAATCGCTAATAATGTTTGACACGGTACTACAATCAAAACGTATTTAGCTGTATTCCACACAGCAATTTTGGCCCGAAGATCATCAAAAATATTCATATAGTTCTTTAATGCAACAAATTCAAAGCTTGTTGTCCCTAATAACTGCACTTTGTGGAAGGACAGAAAAATTGCATAAAAAATAGGTCCTACAAGAAAGAGTAATAAAACGAATAATGCAGGCAGTAAAAATAAATAGCCTTGCAAGGATTCTCTAACTGTTCTTTTTAAAAACCTGCTTTTCAACTTGATCAACTCCCTATTGCAAAGGTTACAAAGATTATTGTTAGAACTCGTTCTATTGATGAAAAATCGCCTGCATCAACAGAAGGTGTTCTAACAAATACTTACTAGAAAATACAATATGGAGGAAAAGGGAATCTCCCTTCTCCTCATTTTTTTGTTATTGTTTATCGATCTCTTTATTAGCTGTTTCTTGTGCTTCTTTTAGTGCATCCGCAAGTTTTGATTGTCCTAAATAAACGCTTACAAATTGATTGTTAAAGTTGTTAAAGATGATTGGTAAGTTGGTTCCGTTTGACCAAACTGTCGCATATGGAGCTCCAGCAACAAGCGCACCACGTAACTCATCTTTATCGTAACCAAGCTTTTCTGCTACAGATTTACGAGAAGGCAATTCGAAACCTTTACTAGTCCAAGTTTCCATTCCTTCTTTCCCTGTTAGGTAAGACATTAATTCCCAAGCAGCTTCTTTCTTTTCTGATGCAGCATTCATTACATAAGCAACCGTAAATGCCATTGTTCCTTTTTTACCTTTAATAGTCGGTACTTCTGCCATTCCATAATCAATATCAGGGAAAGTGCTATCTAAATATGGAATAGCCCAGTTACCCTCAATTACCATTGCAGCTTTACCTTGCCCAAACATTTCTCCTGTCCAACCAGTTCCAACGTCAGAAGGCTGAGCAGCAGTTTTATCTACTAAATGCTGATCTACATATGGTTGTAAAGCATCCAACACTTTTTGATCTGCAAAATTAGCTTTGTTATCAACCACTACTTTTCCACCGAATGATTCCGCTATAAAATACGCGCGCGCTAGCTCAGGATTTTGTCCGAATCCATAAACATTTGTTCCATCCGTTAATTTCTTAGAAACTTCCCGTAACTCATCCCATGTAGTTGGTACTTTTACGCCAGCATCTGCAAACATTTTTTTATTATAAAATAACCCAAGCGTTGAATAGCCTTTTGGGAAACCGTAATACGTTCCATCTTTTTGAAATGCTTCAATTAGAGGTTTCTCAAAGTCGTTTAAATCAAAATCATCTTTTACGTATTTATTTAATGGTTCAAGTACCCCTGTCTCGATTAAAGCAGGAGCCTCCACCGCATCCAGGTAAAATACGTCTGGACCTTCTCCCCCAATTAAACGAGTTTTTACAACATCCATATACTGATCCGCAATGACCTCATGCTTGACTTTAATATTCGGATGCGAGTCTTCAAAGTCCTTTAATACTTGGCTTAATAATTCAGCCTCTTCTGGTGATGAGCCCCAACCAGCAAGCGTTACTTCCACTGGCTTACCACCATCCACTTTTATTGCTTTATCCCCGGTATCTTCCGAACATCCCGAAAGTACGCCTCCAACCAATAAAGCTGAAATTCCAAGTGTAGCTACCCATTTCTTTTTAAACATGTTTTTTCCCCTTTCCTATATAAATCCTCTTTTAGAGTGGTAAAACCAAGTTAAGAATTAATGTATAACAACTTCAAATCCAGTGGTATTCTTATCAATATCTACCTGGATACCACCTGTATTACGTGTAACTTTGACAGAGAGAAGTCCATTTCCGATTGAAATGTTTTCCACCTTCAAAATGTCCATATTTTCTAGAAGATTTGGGGACAAGCGAATTTCCTTTTGTAGGCTATTCGGAAACAACCCCAACAGAGATTGGATAAACACGAGCGGTGTTCCTGCAGCCCAAGCTTGAGGAGAACAAGCAACTGGATATTTCACTGGCCTTCCTCTCTCTTTTCCATATCCGCAAAATAATTCCGGTAGTCTATCATACTCGAATTCTTCAGCAGCTTTTACTAGTCCGTTAATGACTACATTGACATCCTTTTTATAACCAAGCTTACTCATTCCAAGCAGAATCATACTATTATCATGTGGCCAAATGCTGCCGTCATGGTAGCTCATCGGATTGTATCCAGATTCTCCTACACCCATTGTGCGAATGCCAAAACCAGAGAACATTTTATCTGAGACTAATGTTTCAACAACTGCTTTCGCCCTATCTTCACCCAACATGTTAGAGAAGAGAGCATGCCCTGGATTAGAAGTAATCGTTCCAACTTGCTCTTTCTCTTTATCAAGCGCAATGGCGTAAAATTGTTGGTCATCCATCCAAAAAGCTTGCTCAAATCTATCTTTTAACTGTTCAGCTTCTGTACGTAGTTTGAATGCTATGTCAGCGTTGCCAAGGTTATCGAATATACTCGCTATCCCCATTTTCGCATGGTATACATATCCCTGAACTTCACTTAAGGCAATAGGAGCTTCCGCATAATCTCCATTTCGATGGACGATAGAATCGCTCGAATCTTTCCAACCTTGATTGGCAATGCCTTTGTTCGCCTCTTGATAATATTCAACAAAACCGTCTCCATCGCGGTCGCCGTAATGATCAATCCAGTTTAGTGCTGCATCAATATTTTCTTTCAATTTTTTTACAATTTCAAAGTCCCCCGTCCACTTCACATATTCTGTAAGTAGCACTAGAAATAGTGGTGTCGCATCGACCGTTCCGTAATAAGGAGAAAATGGAATTTGTCCTGTCTCCGCAAGTTCACCAAAACGAATTTCATGCATAATTTTGCCAGGTTGTTCATCTCGGAAAGGATCTACATTTTTCCCTTGTTTTTCAGCCAATGTTAATAAAGTTCCTTTCGCTACTTCCGGGTTAAATGGAAGCATTTGCAATGCTGCAATCAGGCTATCTCTGCCGAATGGTACGCCAAACCACGGAAGCCCAGCTACAGGGAACTGACCATACCCCAAGTCGGTTAATAGTACTCGTAAATCGCCGATTCCTCGATCAACCAACCGTTGTAACGGTTGAAAATTAGTTTCTACCTTTGTAACCTTGTCATTCCATTTCGCATAGGAATTTTCAAGTAGCTTTACTGCTTGGTCGCGAGGCATTATTTCCTTATGATTGGTTTCTCCGATTTGCGGCTGAATCATGAGTGTGAATGTTTCTTCTTGGTCATGTTCCAAGTGGAATTCAAATGTAATATCTCCTTGATCCGTTAGATTTTTAGCATCTTTATCCCAAGATACGCTCGTTGACCGTTTGACCTCATCCGCTCCGATGTAATGATAGGATAAAGATTGATTTTCTACCGTTTGTCCGGTTCTATGCCCTATGTTCCCCGTTTGAAATCCTCTGACTATGAACATATCGGCAAAATCAACATCCATATGCAAGCTAATCGTAAAAGAAATCGGCTTCGGAAAATAATTTTTTACTTTAATCGATTCATATAACACATCATCGAAAATAAACCTTGTTCGCTCAATTTCTACTGATTCACGCCATAAGATCAGGCCCTCATCGTTTTCCATATGCGGGTTGGTGAGTAAAACCTTTGCCATATAGTTTTCTGCTGCATCCGAAGTTAATAATATTGGCTCTTCTCCATTAATTTTTAAATCAAGTTTACTTAAAAAACGGGTATCTTTTGTGTATAACCCTAAACCATAATAATGATTTTCCGGTATATTTCCTTTTGCATCTGTTAGGAAAAAGAGATCATTTTCTTTAATTACTCGGTAATCCATGGGGTCCTCCTACTGTGAAAATATATTTTCCGAAACGTTTTGGTTATTGTGCGCAGAAGGTAGTCTTCTGTTATTCATTCTCATCTAGATTTACTCGTTGACTCACGTATCATTAGTTCCGTTCCTAAGGAAACAACATGGGACTCTGCTTCATTTTCGAAAATGGAAAGCAATAATCTTCCCGCTTCATACCCCATTTGAAAGGTGTTTTGTGCAATGGATGATAACGAAGGAGTTACATAAGATGCAAGCATAATATCGTCAAACCCAATAATCGATAACTCATTTGGTACGTCAATCCCAAGTTTGCGCGCAGCCTGTATAACTCCCAATGCCATAAGGTCACTTGCACAAAAAATTGCTGTTATTTCTTGGTGGGCTTCTAATAGTTTTAATGCTACTTTTTCTGCCACCTCTTCACTAAATTCTCCATTTCCAATCCACTCAGTTTTAATGGCTATATTAGCTTCTTTAAGTGCCTCTTCATATCCTGTCAACCGTTGCTGGCTGACAAATGCAAAGTCATGACCATTGATAAAGCCTATTTTTTTATGCCCCATTTGAATTAAATGCTTTACTGCTTTCTTTGCTCCAAAGATATTATCCGTTGTTACATAGCCAACTGTTGGTGAAGTAAGTGGAATGTCAATTAGTACGCAAGGAATATCGCTTTCAACAACTTCTCTCAAATAAGGGTCATCTGTACGAATACCCTGAATAATCACACCGTCGACTCTTCTTTCTCTACATAGCTGGGTGTATGTCTTTTCTCTTTGTTTTGTTGAGTCTGTACTAAGAAGGATTATGTCATAGCCACATTCTCCGACAAACTTATTAATTCCAGCTAACATATCAAATGTAATATTATCTTTTGCACTAGATTGATTTAAGCCTGAGACAAGTAGACCGAATGTTTTTGACTTATTCATCACCAAGCTGCGAGCAAGTGTATTTGGGCTGTAATTTAGTTCCTTTGCGATTCTTACTATTTTTTCTCTTGTCTTTTCACTTACATCCGAGTAACCGTTCAATCCTCTTGAAACAGTTGTAATGGATACGCCGGCTGCCCTTGCTATATCTTTAATAGTTGTCAATGGATCAAATTCCTTCCGAAACGTTTTGGATTTAAACCTTAATTAGAGTTTATTATAAATTGAAATCGTTTTCAATACTTTTAAAATATTTTATTTTCAGTTTATTTTATGAGGAGTTTAAGGAAATTAGAATATAAAGAGGAATAAATTATACAAAAAAGAGACTTTTCAGAGTAGTTCGCTAAAAAGCAATACTCAAAAAGTCTCCATTGTAATTTACTTTTTCTCCATTATTGCAAAGTAATTTCCTTCATTGTCCGCAAAGTTAAAAACTCTACCTGAAGGCATCGTTACTAGTTCTCCTACTGTAATTTCTTTTTCCGAGAAGTCTTTATACAATTGATCTAAATTTTCTGAAAAGAATAGTAATGAAGGTGTGTTAAGGTTTAGTTCCGGCTGCATCTTTGCGATTAGTTCTTTATTGTGTAGAACAATACTTGTTTCTGCATCATTCGTAGGTGCAATTTCGATCCATCGCATTCCTTGCCCATTATCTTCATCCGAAATAACGCTAAATCCTGCCTTTTCTGTCCAAAATTTTACTGTCTCTTC
The nucleotide sequence above comes from Psychrobacillus glaciei. Encoded proteins:
- a CDS encoding carbohydrate ABC transporter permease — encoded protein: MKSRFLKRTVRESLQGYLFLLPALFVLLLFLVGPIFYAIFLSFHKVQLLGTTSFEFVALKNYMNIFDDLRAKIAVWNTAKYVLIVVPCQTLLAIILAATLNAGMKGEKFFRIIYFLPTLTSSAVLTLIFMWMYNQNGLINKVLDFIHLPTYNWINDPSIALYAIMAMNIWSTAPFYMVIYLAALQDIPESLYEAAELDGASAIQKFLYVTIPHLRPVTSFVVIMGIVGTFQLFDQSYIFSGGSGGPNNSTLTVVLLIYQYAFKNMGTMGYAAALAFSLAIIILIATLIQRKFSKEESLY
- a CDS encoding amylo-alpha-1,6-glucosidase, which encodes MDYRVIKENDLFFLTDAKGNIPENHYYGLGLYTKDTRFLSKLDLKINGEEPILLTSDAAENYMAKVLLTNPHMENDEGLILWRESVEIERTRFIFDDVLYESIKVKNYFPKPISFTISLHMDVDFADMFIVRGFQTGNIGHRTGQTVENQSLSYHYIGADEVKRSTSVSWDKDAKNLTDQGDITFEFHLEHDQEETFTLMIQPQIGETNHKEIMPRDQAVKLLENSYAKWNDKVTKVETNFQPLQRLVDRGIGDLRVLLTDLGYGQFPVAGLPWFGVPFGRDSLIAALQMLPFNPEVAKGTLLTLAEKQGKNVDPFRDEQPGKIMHEIRFGELAETGQIPFSPYYGTVDATPLFLVLLTEYVKWTGDFEIVKKLKENIDAALNWIDHYGDRDGDGFVEYYQEANKGIANQGWKDSSDSIVHRNGDYAEAPIALSEVQGYVYHAKMGIASIFDNLGNADIAFKLRTEAEQLKDRFEQAFWMDDQQFYAIALDKEKEQVGTITSNPGHALFSNMLGEDRAKAVVETLVSDKMFSGFGIRTMGVGESGYNPMSYHDGSIWPHDNSMILLGMSKLGYKKDVNVVINGLVKAAEEFEYDRLPELFCGYGKERGRPVKYPVACSPQAWAAGTPLVFIQSLLGLFPNSLQKEIRLSPNLLENMDILKVENISIGNGLLSVKVTRNTGGIQVDIDKNTTGFEVVIH
- a CDS encoding plasmid pRiA4b ORF-3 family protein, with amino-acid sequence MKAYILKLTFEDINPLVWRRVILPAGATFNRLHETIQYATNFQSEISPYHSFGVEIEDNFITNNEAILDEYKGKKYVGRTVKQPTRIKIDSFLEKHGQFIYNYDFGDDWRICVKLEETVEDYYFGYPTLLEGEGTAPPEDVGGPPGYKEFLKVLQDSTHPDYLSTYAWAEGQLYLPLDIEKIKEYLKIVKYKKTEWQYIDHENYFVLSDKYRGTDWIDLDVLPNKDLLIRYAVACVNLYGSIEYPKLMEIYNSQNTPSVSSSELHDLLTNPLYEKQLEEKYVFVYENALIHKTMEEFEDQTQFIQSVVGKPFYVPGKKELLRYTDEFYYEKTSHQEKLAKMLEKDFFGGSKFTVKKEIKELVLELQVVHANVQQVLQKFLTRFQMKDMEHLNEYAQMIFDIANNTRIWENRGHTPEELFQMEKHYLKPMPSTSLNVIDGGKTGRNDPCLCGSGKKYKKCCGK
- a CDS encoding VOC family protein, which gives rise to MINKVGQIMLYVNNQEETVKFWTEKAGFSVISDEDNGQGMRWIEIAPTNDAETSIVLHNKELIAKMQPELNLNTPSLLFFSENLDQLYKDFSEKEITVGELVTMPSGRVFNFADNEGNYFAIMEKK
- a CDS encoding LacI family DNA-binding transcriptional regulator — its product is MTTIKDIARAAGVSITTVSRGLNGYSDVSEKTREKIVRIAKELNYSPNTLARSLVMNKSKTFGLLVSGLNQSSAKDNITFDMLAGINKFVGECGYDIILLSTDSTKQREKTYTQLCRERRVDGVIIQGIRTDDPYLREVVESDIPCVLIDIPLTSPTVGYVTTDNIFGAKKAVKHLIQMGHKKIGFINGHDFAFVSQQRLTGYEEALKEANIAIKTEWIGNGEFSEEVAEKVALKLLEAHQEITAIFCASDLMALGVIQAARKLGIDVPNELSIIGFDDIMLASYVTPSLSSIAQNTFQMGYEAGRLLLSIFENEAESHVVSLGTELMIRESTSKSR
- a CDS encoding carbohydrate ABC transporter permease, giving the protein MKKKLSFGKAFLYGILIVYAVITVIPFIWALSSSFKNLDEIVSGAINFIPKHFTFHNYKVIFVEQGLFPRWLFNSLFIATMVTLLNMFFNSMAGYALARLHFPGKRTIFVVILAVLMIPMQVTMIPNYLILKSLGWLNSYQGMIIPTMINATFIFMMRQFFVNFPKELEEAAELDGLSKIGTFFRIVLPLAKPALAAQAIFVFMGSWNDFMRPLIILSSPELFTLPIGLNTFKGQYISYWNYIMAASMVFTLPILLLYAFFSRYFIKGISFSGGK
- a CDS encoding ABC transporter substrate-binding protein, whose translation is MFKKKWVATLGISALLVGGVLSGCSEDTGDKAIKVDGGKPVEVTLAGWGSSPEEAELLSQVLKDFEDSHPNIKVKHEVIADQYMDVVKTRLIGGEGPDVFYLDAVEAPALIETGVLEPLNKYVKDDFDLNDFEKPLIEAFQKDGTYYGFPKGYSTLGLFYNKKMFADAGVKVPTTWDELREVSKKLTDGTNVYGFGQNPELARAYFIAESFGGKVVVDNKANFADQKVLDALQPYVDQHLVDKTAAQPSDVGTGWTGEMFGQGKAAMVIEGNWAIPYLDSTFPDIDYGMAEVPTIKGKKGTMAFTVAYVMNAASEKKEAAWELMSYLTGKEGMETWTSKGFELPSRKSVAEKLGYDKDELRGALVAGAPYATVWSNGTNLPIIFNNFNNQFVSVYLGQSKLADALKEAQETANKEIDKQ